The Plasmodium berghei ANKA genome assembly, chromosome: 12 region atatagtataatacttataattatatacgCATATTATGATGTgttgtaaatttttttggTGTTTTTGTGagtattttcaaaataaaatttatttatgaaaaacagcatatataatatttcaatatatgtaatatattgtatataaacTAAGCCACGATTGTGTGATATGTTTGCAATTATATgtctatataatttattaaactGTTTCACATTAGTTTTGCTTTTTataacataatttttttatagataaCATGAggtaaaattaataaaatttaaatataaaaattaaataattataaaaacataaatcataaaatatatcattttcttatatttttatattcggAATTGAACCAATCAATAGTTTCTTTTAAACCTGTAATATTACATTAAACAgtgtattttaaaaatgtataaacaTATGCATGTATAGTCAATATAGAGTATAATATGCTTCATTTaagttatataaataaattttaaatctaaattttatagttttattttattcgtaatttttttcatgtaACCTTTATCTATATCagtaaatgaaaaagaggTATTTACTATAGGCATTAGTTTATCGTTGGACGCCgtctaaaaaaatatatacatgtgtTTTAGTTATGTTcatttacttttatttggtattattattatcctTATAATAGTATTAAATTGAAACCTTCTTGTGAATTCCATTGTCTTGCGTGTCATCAAActgtgaaaaaaataatttatatatttttcacaCATCACTCATTTGTTATTATgaacaataataatggcAATTGTTTTTCTTTCTATGGATTACCAATATTTCGTTATTAAATTTCATATAAtgctttattttgttcGCCAGATCTTTAATACTTAATTCTGATAATggtgaaaaaatatgtttgattaaatataatttgaaaaacAATTAGCAATGAAAATTAACAGATATATATTGTGATTACCATTTGAAGGCAAATTCGTGGAGAAAAtaacattaaaaatgttattcTTGATAATGGCTAAATTTTGTGAATAATAAGTATTGAGAATATAGTACAAAATGGTGCTTATATCTCTAttgtaaataaattgtCGAATAGCTGAACCATCTCCCATGAGTTTTACATCTGTGTTAttaactaaaaaaatattaacattttgaattataatataattaagcTATCATTAAGTGATTTCTAACTAAACTTTCacaattaatatattttatgtagTAGCGtgtaaattatattataaaaaaactatttGCTTTCAATTACCTTTTGCTAAATATATCTTATGAATAATAGAAGGTATTACATGACCATTTTCTAAGTTAAAGTTATCATATTTAccataaatatttgtagGTATTATACACATCCActgataattatatttttccctATAACACCGGACCAATATTTCTAAGACTCTTTTCGATGTACTATAACCTTCATTACTTAAATGGCACCTTCCATCATGAACATTTTCTTCAATTAATGGTAAATCGCATTTTTCAGGGAAAATACACGTGGATAGTGCAAATATGCCTCTAGTTATCTATAAAGACGCCAAAAGGagccatatatatatatgtatgtatactTTAAACCAAGGAGGGGAATTTGTGCATTGTGTATAAGCTatcattttaatattttttattcaattattattaaaatatgtcTTTCCAGagtcttttctttttttgttttacacaattttttgtaattatttttataataaatataattaacatattcatattattgctactttttttttacgaATTTATTCGAATCATTACCGAATATTTGTGACAAATTTTGactatatttaaattaatatctaaattgtttaacaaaaattgtaaattgttatttttattcgcGTACAAACCTCCCACATGGGCTGcaaaatgtattatatcagtaaacttatttttttcaaaaaattttttagtaTCATCAtagttttttaaattacaCATTTTAgaacttaaaaaaacatattttttaattacatttttatcattagaATTTACAATGATTTCATTTCCACTTTCAATGAAATCTGGGTTTTCACTCTTTACAACTTCCCGAAAACTATTTCCCAATAAACCAGTACCACCAGTAATTATGCATGTTCTtgacatattttaaaataagtaaaaaaaatataaaaattaaattaaattaaattaaaccGAAATATAAAGATGTTTGGAATTATATTACCctaaaataaacataagataaaaattaacattcgcatataaatttcctataaaataaaaattttctgGGCACACTATAAACGTTATATTGTTCACGGTTATGTAATTAGAcgaattataaaaataatattttgtaaaaatggtgtaacattattttcataatatattgtctatatttatattttttctaaagtataaatttaaattttttttcgtgggaatttgttaaatttaattatttttttattttaaaggATGTTAcgcttttattttttgcatgGGCGCACCTGctttattaatatacaCACACTTTTTCTGTGACGTTATAGAATTTTCCAAGGAAATATTGgataattttgtttaacTGTTTACTATTTTCCAAATAATTAACAGCATTATGcaatttttacttttatagattctttatattggggaattatatattttttatcataaacgtagtattttaaatacaatttatatatttattatttgatttatttttgactTATTTTTGacttatttataatattaattttttaaaatgttcACATGAaactaatatattaattactccattcttcattattaaaaatcCAACAATtggatatttttatgagtctaagtaataaatatgcttatatacacacataacgaaattaaaattttaaataaaccAGACACAgaaaagtgaaaaaaatattttttttaaattaaacaaccatattaataaaaaaatgagttataaacaaattaaataattgattgttatattttttatttatttattcattcaTATATTGGCGTTTTACCTAATTAAACTTTGTAATTAACAAtgttgaaaatattttattttttatctgttatattttattttttattaatttctaGACATAATGCAGTCCACAACGACCAAAGTTGTACTAAAAAAGCTATATTATTAgctttattaaaaaataaatttattgataaaaaggaatatacaaaatatgatgatataaataatgcatttcaatatgtaaaaaattcaaaattgaatataaacaatattaataaattcgAAAACTTTTTATCctatttattaaaacaccacaatataaatatttcatttaatgatatagacactaaaatattgtatttGTCTGGTATATTCAATGGTATTTATGCTGATTTGGATACACTGGACCAAGATTATGTAGGcacatattttaataatattcgTGAGCAAACTtctaatataattaaattaattttacgTAGTAAAGTAGTGACTCcggaatatataaatgttcCACCTGAAGAAGGAACTTTCGAAAAGGTTAACAACAATTTGCTTGACGAGAAATATGAGAAGGTTCATGAAAGTTTagaagaaaacaaaaatgatgatgaaACTAACAAGGAAAACAATAtcgaaaatgaaatatttgatAACAATGAAGAGCACAAAATACACAATTTAAgtgaagaaataaatgaaatgaaTGATCATATCTACAGTTTTATtggaaaaattaatgatgaaaataaaatgaccAATATGGAAAATCATATTAAAGACTATCCTATGTTGGATGATGtcaaaacaaaatatacaaatgataatatcatagtaaatatttataacatttattttgatcCAAATGCAATGGAAAATCCACGAAAACTTCCAAATGGACATCCATATATTTCTAATTTAAATCTGCAAATCGGTAATAATATACTTAAAGATGCAAATGGAATGAATTCCAAATTTGACGAGAAGAATGAATATGTTGCATATagtgaaaataaagaagaaatTCAAAGCATTGATAACGAAAATTCCAAAGATTACAGTAATGACAATGTGCAAAATGAAgtattaaataatgaaaaggattatgatgaaaatataaataataatattggggattataataatgatttatatataaaaggtGAAGATGAAAAACTAACTTTCCAATACACATATGAAAATCCATATTACATGTTTGGTTTACGTAAGAGCTTACCGAATAAAAAGAAGGAAAACGACAGTAAtcatgatataaatattgctaataataaagaaaatatgaatgaacaaaataataagatGGATACGAGTGATTCAAAACAGGATTCCAATGATTTATCCGATAATTTAACGTCAAAAAATGACAACAAAATGGAATTATTAGGtgatattgaaaataaaagtagTGTAATCCCACATATTTTCCCAAATCCTAACAAAGATAGGCCTGTAtacaaaagaaaagaaTTCAAATCAGAAAAATTGAAAACAAAATCAGATTTTATAGATAATGTAACTTTGAATAAAATCAAGAATAGTATGTATGTTAAGATTGGGCAGAATGgtacaaataattttttaagtttttttgaatttagagatttttcatcaaacgaaaattttaacaaattattattatttatcgattatttaaaaatattcaatatAACTGAAGCTATTGtatttatagaaaaaattactCAATTAATTTGTGTATC contains the following coding sequences:
- a CDS encoding GDP-L-fucose synthase, putative, with product MSRTCIITGGTGLLGNSFREVVKSENPDFIESGNEIIVNSNDKNVIKKYVFLSSKMCNLKNYDDTKKFFEKNKFTDIIHFAAHVGGLYANKNNNLQFLLNNLDINLNIVKICHKYSITRGIFALSTCIFPEKCDLPLIEENVHDGRCHLSNEGYSTSKRVLEILVRCYREKYNYQWMCIIPTNIYGKYDNFNLENGHVIPSIIHKIYLAKVNNTDVKLMGDGSAIRQFIYNRDISTILYYILNTYYSQNLAIIKNNIFNVIFSTNLPSNELSIKDLANKIKHYMKFNNEILFDDTQDNGIHKKTASNDKLMPIVNTSFSFTDIDKGLKETIDWFNSEYKNIRK